One stretch of Leishmania braziliensis MHOM/BR/75/M2904 complete genome, chromosome 16 DNA includes these proteins:
- a CDS encoding putative kinesin → MRALLLEQEGASLELRKQIEERDAQLATVETHLEETHTQATTLTEQLTAATRAAAERKEELERELQALQSVVEELRTDMATTEEALQETSAKLADTEEALQETSAKLAVTEETLQETSAKLADTEETLQETSAKLADTEETLQETSAKLADTEETLQETSAKLADTEETLQETSAKLADTEETLQETSAKLADTEETLQETSAKLADTEETLQETSAKLADTEETLQETSAKLADTEETLQETSAKLADTEETLQETSAKLADTEETLQETSAKLADTEETLQETSAKLADTEETLQETSAKLADTEETLQETTAKLADTEDTLQETSAKLADTEETLQETSAKLADTEETLQETSAKLADTEETLQETSAKLADTEETLQETTAKLADTEETLQETSAKLADTEETLQETSAKLADTEETLQETSAKLAVTEETLQETSGKLADTEETLQETSAKLAVTEETLQETSAKLAVTEETLQETTAKLADTEDTLQETSAKLADTEETLQETTAKLADTEDTLQETSAKLADTEETLQETSAKLADTEETLQETSAKLADTEETLSLEVISVKEQLRAAQVLSEQQCVYLDHVMAYVGASYSVALDGLTELQWMAVEDMVMQTGSVVRRVSQAAHDEVERMKEMCNIADDNYKMTAERFDILRRILGKIDQDVKEASVEIDSQERRQSGSSRATPHRLGDVSNRENSMERKSCPMSRLSSMQL, encoded by the coding sequence atgcgcgcgctgctcttAGAGCAGGAGGGCGCATCGTTAGAGCTGCGCAAGCAGATCGAGGAGCGCGACGCACAGCTCGCCACAGTGGAGACGCACCTGGaggagacgcacacgcaggccaCCACGCTCACAGAGCAGCTTACAGCTGCGacacgcgcagcggcggaaCGCAAGGAGGAGCTTGAGCGGGAGCTACAGGCCTTACAGagtgtggtggaggagctgcgcacggacatggccaccaccgaggaggcgctgcaggagacatccgccaagctcgctgacaccgaggaagcgctgcaggagacgtccgCCAAACTGGCGgtcaccgaggagacgctgcaggagacgtccgccaagctggccgacaccgaggagacgctgcaggagacatccgccaagctggccgacaccgaggagacgctgcaggagacatccgccaagctggccgacaccgaggagacgctgcaggagacatccgccaagctggccgacaccgaggagacgctgcaggagacatccgccaagctggccgacaccgaggagacgctgcaggagacatccgccaagctggccgacaccgaggagacgctgcaggagacatccgccaagctggccgacaccgaggagacgctgcaggagacatccgccaagctggccgacaccgaggagacgctgcaggagacatccgccaagctggccgacaccgaggagacgctgcaggagacatccgccaagctggccgacaccgaggagacgctgcaggagacatccgccaagctggccgacaccgaggagacgctgcaggagacgtccgccaaactggccgacaccgaggagacgctgcaggagacatccgccaagctggccgacaccgaggaaacactgcaggagacatccgccaagctggctgacaccgaggaaacactgcaggagaccaccgccaagctggccgacaccgaggacacgctgcaggagacatccgccaagctggccgacaccgaggagacgctgcaggagacatccgccaaactggctgacaccgaggaaacactgcaggagacctccgccaagctggccgacaccgaggagacgctgcaggagacatccgccaagctggccgacaccgaggagacgctgcaggagaccaccgccaagctggccgacaccgaggagacgctgcaggagacatccgccaaactggccgacaccgaggagacgctgcaggagacatccgccaaactggccgacaccgaggagacgctgcaggagacatccgccaaactgGCTGTCACCGAGgaaacactgcaggagacatccgggaagctggccgacaccgaggagacgctgcaggagacatccgccaagctggctgtcaccgaggaaacactgcaggagacatccgccaagctggctgtcaccgaggaaacactgcaggagaccaccgccaagctggccgacaccgaggacacgctgcaggagacatccgccaagctggccgacaccgaggagacgctgcaggagaccaccgccaagctggccgacaccgaggacacgctgcaggagacctccgccaagctggccgacaccgaggagacgctgcaggagacatccgccaagctggccgacaccgaggagacgctgcaggagacatccgccaagctggccgacaccgaggagacaCTCTCTTTGGAAGTGATATCCGTGAAAGAACAACTTCGTGCTGCTCAAGTGCTTAGCGAGCAGCAGTGTGTTTACCTTGACCACGTGATGGCGTATGTGGGTGCATCGTACAGTGTTGCTCTGGATGGGCTGACAGAACTGCAGTGGATGGCTGTTGAGGATATGGTGATGCAGACCGGCTCTGTTGTTCGCCGCGTGAGCCAAGCTGCACATGACGAGGTGGAGCGCATGAAGGAGATGTGCAACATTGCGGATGACAACTATAAAATGACGGCAGAGCGATTTGACATCCTGCGCCGCATTCTTGGCAAGATCGACCAAGATGTGAAGGAGGCGAGTGTGGAGATCGACAGTCAGGAGCGGCGCCAGAGCGGCTCTTCTCGCGCGACGCCGCATCGCTTGGGTGACGTGTCGAACCGCGAGAACAGCATGGAGCGCAAGTCATGCCCAATGTCTCGGCTCTCGTCTATGCAGCTGTAA
- a CDS encoding putative kinesin has protein sequence RPTRGTLQETSAKLAVTEETLQETSAKLAVTEEALQETSAKLADTEETLQETSAKLADTEETLQETSAKLADTEETLQETSAKLADTEETLQETSAKLADTEETLQETSAKLADTEETLQETSAKLADTEETLQETSAKLAVTEETLQETSAKLADTEETLQETSAKLADTEETLQETSAKLADTEETLQETSAKLADTEETLQETSAKLADTEETLQETSAKLADTEDTLQETTAKLADTEETLQETSGKLADTEETLQETSAKLADTEETLQEISGKLADTEETLQETSAKLADTEETLQETSAKLAVTEETLQETSAKLAVTEDTLQETSAKLAVTEETLQETSAKLSDTEDTLQETTAKLADTEETLQETSAKLADTEETLQEISGKLADTEETLQETSAKLADTEETLQETSAKLADTEETLQETSAKLADTEETLQETSAKLADTEETLQETSAKLADTEETLQETSAKLADTEETLQETSAKLADTEETLQETSAKLAVTEETLQETSAKLADTEETLQETSTKLAVTEETLQETSAKLAVTEETLQETSAKLADTEETLQETSAKLADTEETLQETSAKLADTEETLQETTAKLADTEETLQETSAKLADTEETLQETSAKLADTEETLQETSAKLADTEETLQETSAKLADTEETLQETSAKLADTEETLQETSAKLADTEETLQETSAKLADTEETLQETSAKLADTEETLQETSAKLADTEETLQETSAKLADTEETLQETSAKLADTEETLQETSAKLADTEETLQETSAKLADTEETLQETSAKLADTEETLQETSAKLADTEETLQETSAKLADTEETLQETSAKLADTEETLQETSAKLADTEETLQETSAKLADTEETLQETSAKLADTEETLQETSAKLADTEETLQETSAKLADTEETLQETSAKLADTEETLQETSAKLADTEETLQETSAKLADTEETLQETSAKLADTEETLQETSAKLADTEETLQETSAKLADTEETLQETSAKLADTEETLQETSTKLADTEETLQETSAKLADTEETLQETSAKLADTEETLQETSAKLADTEETLQETSAKLADTEETLQETSAKLAVTEETLQETSAKLADTEETLQETSAKLADTEETLQETSAKLARHRGDAAGDIRQAGGHRGNTAGDIREAGRHRGSAVMETSAKLTDPSRRCRRHPPNWLSPRRRCRRHPPNWLSPRTRSRRHPPSCAVTDETAAGDVRQTGRHGGNRAGDVRQAGRHRG, from the coding sequence AGGCCGACCCGAGGaacactgcaggagacgtccgccaagctggccgtaaccgaggagacgctgcaggagacatccgccaaatTGGCCGTCaccgaggaggcgctgcaggagacatccgccaaactggccgacaccgaggagacgctgcaggagacgtccgccaagctggccgacaccgaggagacgctgcaggagacgtccgccaagctggccgacaccgaggagacgctgcaggagacgtccgccaagctggccgacaccgaggagacgctgcaggagacatccgccaagctggctgacaccgaggagacgctgcaggagacatccgccaagctggccgacaccgaggaaacactgcaggagacatccgccaagctggctgacaccgaggagacgctgcaggagacatccgccaagctggctgtcaccgaggaaacactgcaggagacctccgccaagctggccgacaccgaggagacgctgcaggagacgtccgccaagctggccgacaccgaggaaacactgcaggagacatctgccaagctggccgacaccgaggagacgctgcaggagacatccgccaagctggccgacaccgaggagacgctgcaggagacatccgccaagctggccgacaccgaggagacgctgcaggagacatccgccaaactggctgacaccgaggacacgctgcaggagaccaccgccaaactggccgacaccgaggaaacactgcaggagacatccgggaagctggccgacaccgaggagacgctgcaggagacatccgccaaactggccgacaccgaggaaacactgcaggagatATCCGGgaagctggccgacaccgaggagacgctgcaggagacatccgccaagctggccgacaccgaggagacgctgcaggagacatccgccaaactggctgtcaccgaggagacgctgcaggagacatccgccaaactgGCTGTCACCGAGgacacgctgcaggagacatccgccaaactgGCTGTCACCGAGgaaacactgcaggagacatccgccaaactgTCTGACACCGAGgacacgctgcaggagaccaccgccaaactggccgacaccgaggagacgctgcaggagacatccgccaaactggccgacaccgaggaaacactgcaggagatATCCGGgaagctggccgacaccgaggagacgctgcaggagacatccgccaaactggccgacaccgaggagacgctgcaggagacatccgccaaactggccgacaccgaggagacgctgcaggagacgtccgccaagctggccgacaccgaggagacgctgcaggagacgtccgccaagctggccgacaccgaggagacgctgcaggagacgtccgccaagctggccgacaccgaggagacgctgcaggagacgtccgccaagctggccgacaccgaggaaacactgcaggagacatccgccaagctggctgacaccgaggagacgctgcaggagacatccgccaaactgGCTGTCACCGAGgaaacactgcaggagacatccgccaaactggctgacaccgaggaaacactgcaggagacatccaCCAAACTGGCCGTCACCGAGgaaacactgcaggagacatccgccaaactggccgtcaccgaggagacgctgcaggagacgtccgccaagctggccgacaccgaggagacgctgcaggagacgtccgccaagctggccgacaccgaggagacgctgcaggagacgtccgccaagctggccgacaccgaggaaacactgcaggagaccaccgccaagctggctgacaccgaggagacgctgcaggagacatccgccaaactggccgacaccgaggaaacactgcaggagacgtccgccaaactggccgacaccgaggaaacactgcaggagacatccgccaagctggctgacaccgaggagacgctgcaggagacatccgccaaactggccgacaccgaggagacactgcaggagacgtccgccaaactggccgacaccgaggaaacactgcaggagacatccgccaaactggccgacaccgaggagacgctgcaggagacatccgccaaactggccgacaccgaggaaacgctgcaggagacatccgccaagctggccgacaccgaggagacgctgcaggagacatccgccaaactggccgacaccgaggagacgctgcaggagacatccgccaagctggccgacaccgaggagacactgcaggagacatccgccaagctggccgacaccgaggagacgctgcaggagacatccgccaagctggccgacaccgaggagacgctgcaggagacatccgccaagctggccgacaccgaggagacgctgcaggagacatccgccaagctggccgacaccgaggagacgctgcaggagacatccgccaagctggccgacaccgaggagacgctgcaggagacatccgccaagctggccgacaccgaggagacgctgcaggagacatccgccaagctggccgacaccgaggagacgctgcaggagacatccgccaagctggccgacaccgaggagacgctgcaggagacatccgccaagctggccgacaccgaggagacgctgcaggagacatccgccaagctggccgacaccgaggagacgctgcaggagacatccgccaaactggccgacaccgaggagacgctgcaggagacatccgccaaactggccgacaccgaggagacgctgcaggagacatccgccaagctggccgacaccgaggagacgctgcaggagacgtccgccaagctggccgacaccgaggagacgctgcaggagacgtccgccaagctggccgacaccgaggagacgctgcaggagacatccgccaagctggccgacaccgaggaaacactgcaggagacatccgccaagctggctgacaccgaggagacgctgcaggagacatccgccaaactggccgacaccgaggaaacgctgcaggagacatccgccaaactggctgacaccgaggaaacactgcaggagacatccaccaaactggccgacaccgaggaaacgctgcaggagacatccgccaaactggctgacaccgaggaaacactgcaggagacatccgcgAAGCTGgctgacaccgaggagacgctgcaggagacatccgccaaactggccgacactgaggagacgctgcaggagacatccgccaagctggccgacaccgaggagacgctgcaggagacgtccgccaagctggccgtcaccgaggagacgctgcaggagacatccgccaagctggccgacaccgaggagacgctgcaggagacgtccgccaagctggccgacaccgaggagacgctgcaggagacatccgccaagctggctcgacaccgaggagacgctgcaggagacatccgccaagctggtggacaccgaggaaacactgcaggagatATCCGGgaagctggccgacaccgaggaagCGCTGTCATGGAGACGTCCGCCAAGCTGACGGACCCGAGCAGACGgtgcaggagacatccgccaaactggctgtcaccgaggagacgctgcaggagacatccgccaaactgGCTGTCACCGAGGACACGCagcaggagacatccgccaagctgcGCGGTCACCGACGAgactgctgcaggagacgtccgCCAAACTGGCCGACACGGAGGAAACAGGGCAGGAGAcgtccgccaagctggccgacaccgaggaga